In a single window of the Mustelus asterias chromosome 3, sMusAst1.hap1.1, whole genome shotgun sequence genome:
- the LOC144484759 gene encoding dual specificity tyrosine-phosphorylation-regulated kinase 2-like — protein MMKRTSIGAFVDLKESDYTSTMTDPFRDGVDQHFQGQELYEENEPKLTACATPNNTLSANDKSSLPSHKLESSIQLKGSCSSIKSYDVSTRPKGEPMTAMEAKKHYIHKLTPYEEQEIASYSEIYFVGPNSKKRPGIIGSPNNNSYDDEQGSYLYVPHDHIAYRYEVIKVIGKGSFGQVVKAYDHKLHQYIALKMVRNEKRFHRQAAEEIKILDHLRKQDKDNSMNVIHIFESFSFRNHICMTFELLSMNLYELIKKNKFQGFSLPLVRKFAHSILQCLDALHKSHIIHCDLKPENILLKQQGRSGVKVIDFGSSCYDHQKIYTYIQSRFYRAPEVILGAQYGMAIDMWSLGCILAELLTGHPLLPGEDEGDQLACMMELLGMPSKMLLECSKRAKMFISSKGYPRYSSVVTLPDGTMHLNGGRSRRGKNRGPPGQRDWISALKGCDDPSFIDFLKHCLEWDPALRMTPAQALRHPWLRRRLPKPPTNDKTTFVKRMSASPTALMDAVVKLPPTSASIANKLKSNQNNDPNPNMTQRTVLPKLVS, from the exons ATGATGAAACGGACATCTATAGGTGCATTCGTCGACTTGAAG GAGAGTGACTATACAAGTACCATGACTGATCCATTTCGTGATGGAGTTGATCAGCACTTCCAAGGTCAAGAATTGTATGAAGAAAACGAGCCAAAATTGACAGCATGTGCAACACCAAACAATACTCTCAGTGCCAATGATAAGAGTTCCCTGCCTTCCCACAAACTGGAGAGCTCCATCCAACTCAAAGGCAGCTGCAGTTCTATTAAATCCTATGACGTCTCCACTCGGCCTAAAGGGGAACCAATGACAGCAATGGAGGCAAAGAAACACTATATACACAAACTTACACCCTACGAGGAACAGGAAATAGCTAGCTATTCAGAAATCTATTTTGTTGGACCAAATTCTAAAAAGAGACCAGGAATTATTGGATCACCAAATAATAATAGCTACGATGATGAGCAGGGATCTTATCTGTATGTGCCACATGATCATATAGCCTATCGATACGAAGTCATCAAGGTAATTGGAAAAGGTAGCTTTGGGCAGGTGGTGAAGGCTTATGACCACAAACTCCACCAGTACATCGCCTTGAAAATGGTGCGGAATGAGAAAAGATTCCATAGGCAAGCAGCAGAGGAGATCAAGATACTAGACCACCTGAGGAAGCAAGACAAAGACAACAGCATGAATGTCATCCATATCTTCGAGAGTTTTTCCTTCCGTAACCACATCTGTATGACTTTTGAACTACTGAGCATGAACCTCTATGAACTCATCAAAAAGAATAAGTTCCAAGGATTCAGTCTGCCCCTGGTCCGTAAATTTGCACACTCCATCCTGCAGTGCCTTGATGCTTTGCATAAAAGCCATATCATCCATTGTGACTTGAAGCCTGAGAACATCCTGTTGAAGCAACAGGGCCGTAGTGGAGTTAAAGTGATTGACTTTGGATCCAGTTGCTATGACCATCAAAAAATCTACACATACATTCAGTCACGTTTTTACCGAGCTCCTGAGGTGATTCTAGGAGCACAATATGGGATGGCTATTGATATGTGGAGTTTGGGATGCATTCTTGCTGAACTGCTGACTGGCCATCCACTGTTGCCAGGTGAAGACGAGGGAGATCAGCTAGCTTGCATGATGGAACTATTAGGAATGCCATCTAAAATGCTGCTGGAATGTTCCAAAAGGGCCAAAATGTTCATCAGTTCAAAGGGTTATCCTAGATATTCTTCTGTTGTAACACTTCCTGATGGAACCATGCATTTGAATGGTGGACGATCTCGGAGAGGAAAAAATCGGGGTCCCCCTGGTCAACGGGACTGGATATCTGCCCTGAAGGGCTGTGATGACCCATCTTTCATTGACTTCCTGAAGCACTGCCTGGAGTGGGATCCTGCCTTACGCATGACACCAGCACAGGCCTTAAGGCACCCTTGGCTACGAAGACGTCTGCCAAAGCCTCCAACGAATGACAAAACAACATTTGTCAAACGCATGTCAGCAAGCCCTACTGCTCTCATGGATGCAGTGGTTAAACTACCTCCTACTTCTGCCAGCATTGCCAATAAACTGAAATCCAATCAGAATAATGATCCCAATCCCAACATGACTCAGAGGACTGTACTGCCAAAGCTGGTCAGTTGA